A section of the Camelus dromedarius isolate mCamDro1 chromosome 14, mCamDro1.pat, whole genome shotgun sequence genome encodes:
- the SERINC2 gene encoding serine incorporator 2 isoform X1, whose translation MDGRMMRSMRLKEEETPGQGYTASCLCGSAPCILCSCCPCSYNSTVSRLIFTAFLFLGVLVSIIMLSPGVESQLHKLPWVCEKGAGSSIILQGHIDCGSLLGHRAAYRMCFAMAAFFFIFCLLMICVRSSRDPRAAIQNGFWFFKFLVFVGITVGAFYIPDGSFSNVWFYFGVVGSFLFLLIQLVLVIDFAHSWNQRWLSKAEECDSRAWYAGLFFFTILFYALSITAVVLLFIYYTQPGACYEGKVFISLNLTLCVCISIVAVLPKVQDAQPNSGLLQASVITLYTMFVTWLALSNVPDQKCNPHLLTHFGNGTILAGPEGYETQWWDAPSIVGLIVFILCTFFISLRSSDHRQVNTLMQTEECSPVQEATQQQVVISEGRAIDNEQDSVTYSYSFFHFCLVLASLHVMMTLTNWYRPGETLKMISTWTAVWVKICASWAGLLLYLWTLVAPLLLPNRDFS comes from the exons ATGGATGGGAGGATG atgagaagcaTGAGGCTGAAAGAGGAGGAGACACCGGGACAAGGCTACACA GCGTCCTGCCTCTGCGGCTCTGCCCCCTGCATCCTGTGCAGCTGCTGCCCCTGCAGTTATAACTCCACCGTGAGCCGCCTCATCTTCACGGCCTTCCTCTTCCTGGGGGTGCTGGTGTCCATCATCATGCTGAGTCCTGGCGTGGAGAGTCAGCTCCACAAG CTGCCCTGGGTGTGTGAGAAGGGGGCCGGGTCCTCCATCATCCTGCAGGGCCACATCGACTGTGGCTCTCTGCTCGGCCATCGCGCCGCCTACCGCATGTGCTTCGCTATGGCTgccttcttcttcattttctgccTGCTCATGATCTGCGTGCGCAGCAGCCGGGACCCCAGGGCTGCCATCCAGAATGG gtTTTGGTTCTTCAAATTCCTGGTTTTCGTGGGCATCACTGTGGGCGCCTTCTACATTCCTGATGGCTCCTTCTCTAATG TCTGGTTCTACTTTGGCGTCGTgggctccttcctcttcctcctcatccagCTGGTGCTGGTCATCGACTTTGCACACTCCTGGAACCAGCGGTGGCTGAGCAAGGCCGAGGAGTGCGACTCCCGAGCCTGGTATGCAG GCCTCTTCTTCTTCACCATCCTCTTCTATGCACTGTCGATCACGGCCGTGGTGCTGCTGTTCATTTATTACACCCAGCCTGGCGCCTGCTACGAGGGCAAGGTCTTCATCAGCCTCAACCTCACTCTCTGTGTCTGCATCTCCATAGTCGCCGTCCTGCCCAAGGTCCAG GATGCCCAGCCCAACTCAGGTCTGCTGCAGGCCTCCGTCATCACACTCTACACCATGTTTGTCACCTGGCTGGCCTTATCCAATGTCCCTG ACCAGAAATGCAACCCCCACCTGCTGACCCACTTTGGCAACGGGACAATCCTGGCAGGCCCCGAGGGCTATGAGACCCAGTGGTGGGACGCACCGAGCATCGTGGGTCTCATTGTCTTCATCCTGTGCACCTTCTTCATCAG tcTGCGCTCCTCAGACCACCGGCAGGTGAACACCCTGATGCAGACAGAGGAGTGCTCGCCGGTGCAGGAGGCCACGCAGCAGCAGGTGGTGATCTCTGAGGGCCGAGCCATAGACAATGAGCAGGACAGCGTCACCTACAGCTACTCCTTCTTCCACTTCTGCCTGGTGCTCGCCTCTCTGCACGTCATGATGACACTCACCAACTGGTACAG ACCCGGTGAGACCCTGAAGATGATCAGCACGTGGACCGCCGTGTGGGTGAAGATCTGTGCCAGCTGGGCGGGGCTGCTCCTCTACCTGTGGACCCTGGTagcccccctcctcctgcccaacCGCGACTTCAGCTGA
- the SERINC2 gene encoding serine incorporator 2 isoform X2 gives MGACLGACSLLSCASCLCGSAPCILCSCCPCSYNSTVSRLIFTAFLFLGVLVSIIMLSPGVESQLHKLPWVCEKGAGSSIILQGHIDCGSLLGHRAAYRMCFAMAAFFFIFCLLMICVRSSRDPRAAIQNGFWFFKFLVFVGITVGAFYIPDGSFSNVWFYFGVVGSFLFLLIQLVLVIDFAHSWNQRWLSKAEECDSRAWYAGLFFFTILFYALSITAVVLLFIYYTQPGACYEGKVFISLNLTLCVCISIVAVLPKVQDAQPNSGLLQASVITLYTMFVTWLALSNVPDQKCNPHLLTHFGNGTILAGPEGYETQWWDAPSIVGLIVFILCTFFISLRSSDHRQVNTLMQTEECSPVQEATQQQVVISEGRAIDNEQDSVTYSYSFFHFCLVLASLHVMMTLTNWYRPGETLKMISTWTAVWVKICASWAGLLLYLWTLVAPLLLPNRDFS, from the exons ATGGGGGCCTGCCTGGGCGCCTGCTCCCTGCTCAGCTGT GCGTCCTGCCTCTGCGGCTCTGCCCCCTGCATCCTGTGCAGCTGCTGCCCCTGCAGTTATAACTCCACCGTGAGCCGCCTCATCTTCACGGCCTTCCTCTTCCTGGGGGTGCTGGTGTCCATCATCATGCTGAGTCCTGGCGTGGAGAGTCAGCTCCACAAG CTGCCCTGGGTGTGTGAGAAGGGGGCCGGGTCCTCCATCATCCTGCAGGGCCACATCGACTGTGGCTCTCTGCTCGGCCATCGCGCCGCCTACCGCATGTGCTTCGCTATGGCTgccttcttcttcattttctgccTGCTCATGATCTGCGTGCGCAGCAGCCGGGACCCCAGGGCTGCCATCCAGAATGG gtTTTGGTTCTTCAAATTCCTGGTTTTCGTGGGCATCACTGTGGGCGCCTTCTACATTCCTGATGGCTCCTTCTCTAATG TCTGGTTCTACTTTGGCGTCGTgggctccttcctcttcctcctcatccagCTGGTGCTGGTCATCGACTTTGCACACTCCTGGAACCAGCGGTGGCTGAGCAAGGCCGAGGAGTGCGACTCCCGAGCCTGGTATGCAG GCCTCTTCTTCTTCACCATCCTCTTCTATGCACTGTCGATCACGGCCGTGGTGCTGCTGTTCATTTATTACACCCAGCCTGGCGCCTGCTACGAGGGCAAGGTCTTCATCAGCCTCAACCTCACTCTCTGTGTCTGCATCTCCATAGTCGCCGTCCTGCCCAAGGTCCAG GATGCCCAGCCCAACTCAGGTCTGCTGCAGGCCTCCGTCATCACACTCTACACCATGTTTGTCACCTGGCTGGCCTTATCCAATGTCCCTG ACCAGAAATGCAACCCCCACCTGCTGACCCACTTTGGCAACGGGACAATCCTGGCAGGCCCCGAGGGCTATGAGACCCAGTGGTGGGACGCACCGAGCATCGTGGGTCTCATTGTCTTCATCCTGTGCACCTTCTTCATCAG tcTGCGCTCCTCAGACCACCGGCAGGTGAACACCCTGATGCAGACAGAGGAGTGCTCGCCGGTGCAGGAGGCCACGCAGCAGCAGGTGGTGATCTCTGAGGGCCGAGCCATAGACAATGAGCAGGACAGCGTCACCTACAGCTACTCCTTCTTCCACTTCTGCCTGGTGCTCGCCTCTCTGCACGTCATGATGACACTCACCAACTGGTACAG ACCCGGTGAGACCCTGAAGATGATCAGCACGTGGACCGCCGTGTGGGTGAAGATCTGTGCCAGCTGGGCGGGGCTGCTCCTCTACCTGTGGACCCTGGTagcccccctcctcctgcccaacCGCGACTTCAGCTGA
- the SERINC2 gene encoding serine incorporator 2 isoform X3: MLSPGVESQLHKLPWVCEKGAGSSIILQGHIDCGSLLGHRAAYRMCFAMAAFFFIFCLLMICVRSSRDPRAAIQNGFWFFKFLVFVGITVGAFYIPDGSFSNVWFYFGVVGSFLFLLIQLVLVIDFAHSWNQRWLSKAEECDSRAWYAGLFFFTILFYALSITAVVLLFIYYTQPGACYEGKVFISLNLTLCVCISIVAVLPKVQDAQPNSGLLQASVITLYTMFVTWLALSNVPDQKCNPHLLTHFGNGTILAGPEGYETQWWDAPSIVGLIVFILCTFFISLRSSDHRQVNTLMQTEECSPVQEATQQQVVISEGRAIDNEQDSVTYSYSFFHFCLVLASLHVMMTLTNWYRPGETLKMISTWTAVWVKICASWAGLLLYLWTLVAPLLLPNRDFS; encoded by the exons ATGCTGAGTCCTGGCGTGGAGAGTCAGCTCCACAAG CTGCCCTGGGTGTGTGAGAAGGGGGCCGGGTCCTCCATCATCCTGCAGGGCCACATCGACTGTGGCTCTCTGCTCGGCCATCGCGCCGCCTACCGCATGTGCTTCGCTATGGCTgccttcttcttcattttctgccTGCTCATGATCTGCGTGCGCAGCAGCCGGGACCCCAGGGCTGCCATCCAGAATGG gtTTTGGTTCTTCAAATTCCTGGTTTTCGTGGGCATCACTGTGGGCGCCTTCTACATTCCTGATGGCTCCTTCTCTAATG TCTGGTTCTACTTTGGCGTCGTgggctccttcctcttcctcctcatccagCTGGTGCTGGTCATCGACTTTGCACACTCCTGGAACCAGCGGTGGCTGAGCAAGGCCGAGGAGTGCGACTCCCGAGCCTGGTATGCAG GCCTCTTCTTCTTCACCATCCTCTTCTATGCACTGTCGATCACGGCCGTGGTGCTGCTGTTCATTTATTACACCCAGCCTGGCGCCTGCTACGAGGGCAAGGTCTTCATCAGCCTCAACCTCACTCTCTGTGTCTGCATCTCCATAGTCGCCGTCCTGCCCAAGGTCCAG GATGCCCAGCCCAACTCAGGTCTGCTGCAGGCCTCCGTCATCACACTCTACACCATGTTTGTCACCTGGCTGGCCTTATCCAATGTCCCTG ACCAGAAATGCAACCCCCACCTGCTGACCCACTTTGGCAACGGGACAATCCTGGCAGGCCCCGAGGGCTATGAGACCCAGTGGTGGGACGCACCGAGCATCGTGGGTCTCATTGTCTTCATCCTGTGCACCTTCTTCATCAG tcTGCGCTCCTCAGACCACCGGCAGGTGAACACCCTGATGCAGACAGAGGAGTGCTCGCCGGTGCAGGAGGCCACGCAGCAGCAGGTGGTGATCTCTGAGGGCCGAGCCATAGACAATGAGCAGGACAGCGTCACCTACAGCTACTCCTTCTTCCACTTCTGCCTGGTGCTCGCCTCTCTGCACGTCATGATGACACTCACCAACTGGTACAG ACCCGGTGAGACCCTGAAGATGATCAGCACGTGGACCGCCGTGTGGGTGAAGATCTGTGCCAGCTGGGCGGGGCTGCTCCTCTACCTGTGGACCCTGGTagcccccctcctcctgcccaacCGCGACTTCAGCTGA